The Choristoneura fumiferana chromosome 10, NRCan_CFum_1, whole genome shotgun sequence genome has a segment encoding these proteins:
- the LOC141432052 gene encoding LOW QUALITY PROTEIN: uncharacterized protein (The sequence of the model RefSeq protein was modified relative to this genomic sequence to represent the inferred CDS: inserted 2 bases in 2 codons), whose product MHLAAENGHAAIIELLADKFKASIFERTKDGSTLMHIASLNGHADCAMMLFKKGVYLHMPNKDGARSIHTAARYGHVGIINTLLQKGESVDVTTNDNYTALHIAVESCKPAVVETLLGYGADVHIRGGKQRETPLHIAARIPEGDKCALMLLKSGAGPNKATEDGMXPVHVAAKYGNLATLVLLLEDGGDPLKKTKTGETPLHMACRSCKPDIVRHLIEXCKEHKGENVATSYLDSVDEDGASALHYACKIKKMEVQVPAADREVVKCLIENGTDVTLITKHNHETAFHFCAIAGNNDVMTEMITHMSAADVGRALNRQNSVGWTPLLIACHKGHMELVSTLLSNHARVDVFDVEGRSALHLAAEHGYLQVCDALLTNKAFINSKARNGRTALHLAAMNGYAHLVKFLIRDHNAMIDVLTLKKQTPLHLAAASGQIEVCKLLLELGANIDATDELGQKPIHAAAQNNYSEVVQLFLQQHPNLVMATTKDGNTCAHIAAIQGSVKVIEELMKFDRTGVISARNKLNDSTPLQLAAEGGHADVVRVLVRAGASCTDENKAGLTAVHLAAEHGHTNVLDVMRSTNTLRISSKKLGLTPLHIAAYYGQAETVRELLSAVPGTVKSEAPTGVSLVPVLGSESGLTPLHLAAYNGNENVVRLLLNSAGVQVDAASTENGYNPLHLACFGGHMSIVGLLLSRSAELLQSTDRHGKTGLHIASTYGHYQMVEVLLGQGAEINATDKNGWTPLHCAAKAGHLNVVKLLCESGASPKSETNLNCAPIWFAASENHNDVLEYLLHKEHDTQSLMDDKRFVYNLMVCSKNHNNIPIEEFVLVSPAPVDTAAKLSNIYINLSTKEKERAKDLIAAGKQCEAMATELLALAAGADSAGHILTATDNRNIEFLDVLIENEQKEVIAHTVVQRYLQELWRGSLKWTGIKIMFLFFAFIICPPVWMVFSLPILKYNKVPIIKFMSYLTSHIYLMILLALVAITPIYNSIFRESLVPQWYEWMLLIWLSGLLLFELTNPSDKSGLGWIKIAVLLLGMIGVASHVVGWIFVEKKYWPTLMYCRNQCFALSFLLACVQILDFLSFHHLFGPWAIIIGDLMKDLGRFLAVLAIFVFGFSMHIVALNQPFRNVAKPEDAKYARTVRKKLFSDDSNLRTKRQTNDAQWISTGEVYRRKQGPSLGPTLSAIEAFERLFFAIFGQTTLSDLNYVSALRTAWTQNLFKFVFGGYLLMSVVVLITLLIAMMSDTYQRIQAQSDIEWKYGLSKLIRNMHRTTTAPSPLNLVTTWLMWLIHKCKDRISKKKRPSLVHMIGLQRQDQMSARTKAGAKWLSKVKRGQVVPKESTRLSVVHLSPLGSQLSFNNMTRIENVVDWEIIAKKYRALTRDEPEELMTKDTDDADAADDTSEIVPNNVGAPT is encoded by the exons gatggAGCTCGAAGCATACACACGGCAGCACGCTACGGGCACGTTGGCATCATCAACACACTCTTGCAAAAAGGCGAAAGCGTTGACGTTACAACAAAT GATAACTACACAGCTCTTCACATAGCTGTGGAGTCTTGCAAGCCAGCAGTAGTGGAAACTTTACTAGGCTACGGGGCAGACGTCCACATCAGGGGAGGAAAGCAAAGAGAAACACCGCTTCACATCGCTGCCAGAATACCTGAGG GTGATAAATGTGCACTCATGCTGTTGAAGTCAGGCGCTGGACCGAATAAAGCGACAGAAGATGGTA ACCCGGTCCATGTTGCAGCTAAATATGGTAATTTAGCCACGTTAGTCCTCCTGTTAGAAGATGGGGGTGATCCCTTAAAGAAAACCAAG ACTGGTGAGACACCTCTTCATATGGCGTGTAGAAGTTGCAAGCCTGACATCGTACGGCACCTTATAG TTTGTAAAGAACATAAAGGTGAAAACGTTGCCACATCATACCTCGATTCAGTGGACGAAGATGGAGCAAGTGCACTGCACTACGCCtgcaagattaaaaaaatggaaGTACAAGTTCCTGCGGCTGACAGAGAAGTTGTCAAGTGCCTCATAGAAAATGGAACTGATGTGACGCTTATAACAAAACACAATCATGAAACGGCATTTCACTTTTGTGCAATTGCAGGCAACAATGATGTCATGACAGAAATGATTACGCATATGTCGGCTGCTGATGTCGGTAGAGCTCTTAATAGACAAAATTCCGTAGGTTGGACGCCTCTTCTCATTGCTTGTCACAAGGGACATATGGAATTAGTTAGTACTTTGTTGTCGAATCATGCTAGAGTGGACGTGTTTGACGTGGAAGGAAGATCAGCCTTGCATTTGGCAGCAGAGCATGGTTATTTGCAAGTTTGTGACGCATTGCTCACTAATAAAGCGTTTATTAATTCAAAAGCGAGAAATGGCAGAACGGCTCTTCATTTGGCAGCAATGAATGGCTATGCGCACTTAGTTAAGTTTTTAATACGAGACCATAATGCCATGATTGACGTATTAACGCTAAAGAAACAAACTCCCTTACATTTAGCAGCAGCTAGCGGACAAATAGAAGTTTGTAAACTCTTACTAGAACTTGGAGCTAATATTGATGCTACCGACGAATTGGGTCAAAAACCAATACATGCAGCAGCACAGAACAATTACTCAGAAGTTGTACAGTTGTTTTTACAGCAGCATCCGAATTTGGTAATGGCGACAACAAAAGATGGTAATACTTGTGCTCATATAGCAGCTATACAAGGTTCAGTGAAAGTGATCGAGGAACTAATGAAGTTTGATAGGACTGGTGTTATATCTGCCAGAAATAAGTTGAATGATTCGACGCCACTGCAGCTGGCGGCGGAAGGTGGGCACGCAGATGTGGTGCGAGTCCTCGTAAGAGCCGGCGCCTCCTGTACCGACGAGAACAAGGCTGGACTCACCGCAGTGCATTTAGCTGCTGAACATGGCCACACTAATGTTCTAGATGTAATGAGATCGACGAACACCCTGAggatatcaagcaaaaaactcGGTCTTACGCCTTTACACATTGCAGCTTATTATGGACAAGCTG AGACAGTTCGGGAACTCCTCTCTGCTGTACCGGGTACTGTCAAGTCAGAAGCTCCAACGGGTGTATCGCTGGTCCCAGTACTGGGCTCTGAATCTGGCCTGACTCCACTACATCTGGCTGCCTACAACGGCAACGAAAATGTCGTCCGGCTACTGCTCAACTCTGCTGGAGTGCAAGTCGATGCCGCTAGTACCGAAAAT GGTTACAATCCTCTCCATCTCGCATGCTTCGGAGGACACATGTCAATAGTAGGCCTACTACTCAGTAGATCAGCGGAACTACTTCAAAGCACCGATCGACATGGAAAAACAGGCTTACATATAGCTTCTACTTATGGACATTATCAGATGGTAGAGGTATTACTTGGACAGGGTGCAGAAATTAATGCGACTGATAAAAACGGGTGGACACCATTGCATTGCGCTGCAAAAGCTGGTCACCTAAATGTCGTTAAGCTTCTCTGCGAATCCGGAGCGTCACCTAAAAGCGAAACAAACTTAAACTGTGCGCCAATTTGGTTCGCCGCATCTGAAAACCACAACGACGTCCTAGAGTACTTGCTGCACAAAGAGCATGACACACAGTCTCTTATGGACGACAAACGATTCGTTTACAATTTAATGGTATGCTCTAAAAACCACAACAATATACCGATAGAAGAGTTCGTGTTAGTATCGCCTGCACCTGTCGACACCGCCGCAAAGTTATCCAACATCTACATTAATTTATCTACTAAG GAAAAGGAACGTGCCAAAGACCTGATCGCCGCGGGGAAACAATGCGAAGCGATGGCCACGGAGCTGCTGGCGTTGGCGGCAGGGGCGGACTCCGCGGGGCACATCCTCACGGCCACCGACAACCGTAACATCGAGTTCTTAGACGTTCTCATTGAGAACGAGCAGAAAGAGGTCATCGCCCACACAGTTGTACAGAGATATCTTCAG gaACTCTGGAGAGGGAGTCTCAAATGGACTGGCATCAAAATAATGTTCCtttttttcgcatttattatctGTCCACCAGTTTGGATGGTGTTTTCTCTTCcaatattaaaatacaataaggtTCCAATAATTAAGTTCATGTCGTATCTGACTTCTCACATTTACCTCATGATATTGTTAGCTTTAGTGGCGATAACGCCTATTTATAACTCTATTTTTAGGGAGAGTTTGGTACCGCAATGGTACGAGTGGATGCTGCTTATTTGGTTAAGTGGCCTGCTTCTCTTTGAACTCACCAACCCCAGTGATAAGTCGGGGCTAGGTTGGATTAAAATAGCAGTTTTATTATTAGGCATGATCGGGGTAGCCTCGCATGTCGTAGGCTGGatatttgttgaaaaaaaatattggccaACACTAATGTATTGTAGAAACCAGTGTTTCGCCTTATCATTTTTACTAGCTTGTGTCCAAATTCTGGACTTCCTCTCCTTTCATCACCTCTTCGGCCCATGGGCCATCATCATTGGTGATCTTATGAAAGACTTGGGAAGATTTCTTGCAGTTTTAGCTATATTTGTATTTGGCTTCTCGATGCACATCGTCGCGCTGAACCAGCCGTTCAGGAACGTTGCCAAACCGGAAGACGCAAAATACGCAAGAACGGTCAGGAAGAAACTTTTCTCCGACG ATTCAAATCTTCGAACGAAACGACAAACAAATGACGCGCAATGGATAAGTACCGGGGAAGTCTACAGGAGGAAACAGGGGCCGTCGCTGGGGC CGACATTGTCGGCGATCGAGGCGTTCGAGAGATTGTTCTTCGCCATTTTCGGCCAGACCACCTTGTCGGACCTGAACTACGTCTCCGCGCTGCGGACCGCCTGGACGCAGAACCTCTTCAAGTTCGTGTTCGGCGGCTACTTGCTGATGTCGGTAGTGGTGTTGATTACACTCCTCATTGCGATGATGTCGGACACTTACCAACGCATCCAG GCACAATCAGATATAGAGTGGAAATATGGGTTGTCAAAACTAATTCGAAACATGCACCGGACGACCACCGCCCCATCGCCACTTAACCTGGTCACCACGTGGCTGATGTGGCTCATACACAAATGCAAG GATCGCATAAGTAAGAAGAAGCGTCCAAGCCTGGTGCATATGATTGGATTGCAGAGGCAGGACCAGATGAGCGCAAGGACAAAGGCTGGTGCCAAGTGGCTCTCTAAAGTGAAGAGAGGACAAGTTGTACCCAAAG AGTCAACACGCCTGTCAGTGGTGCACCTGAGCCCATTAGGCTCTCAGTTGAGCTTCAACAACATGACAAGGATAGAAAATGTCGTAGACTGGGAGATCATAGCAAAGAAGTACAGAGCACTCACGAGAGACGAGCCCGAAGAACTTATGACTAAGGATACTGATGATGCAGACGCGGCAGATGACACTTCTGAAATCGTGCCCAATAACGTTGGAGCCCCGACT